The following proteins are co-located in the Oncorhynchus clarkii lewisi isolate Uvic-CL-2024 chromosome 30, UVic_Ocla_1.0, whole genome shotgun sequence genome:
- the LOC139389969 gene encoding inositol polyphosphate 5-phosphatase K-like, translating to MDPDNQSQSQPQPENPSGLAEVLTPTPAVVPGTEAPASDPSASAPAPQLSVPVRPRRPQRTPRIDGSVDVCDPKPDPPEANQDRSTTHDAPAGASHPKPLQPEAAKPHGGHGGATETTLKAGPKVPGHPPGARSPISMRAASVPQPPSSRPLPPHLNPHAQRAFSVVGTADTQSQVVEDFRVHLVTWNVGGAMPPDDITALLGLHIGDGNTDMYIIGLQEVNSMINKRLKDVLFTDQWSDACMERLSPFGYILVTSQRMQGVLLLVFAKYYHLPFLRGVQTETTRTGLGGYWGNKGGVSARMSVFGHTICFLNCHLPAHMENSEQRMEDFESILQQQQFEGQAATGVLDHDVVFWFGDLNFRIDELEIPAVKAAIDNNKLTMLWEKDQLNMAKDSESVLEGFLEGPLKFPPTYKFDVGTDTYDTSGKKRKPAWTDRILWRLRATVPSGPTPNAGKRGSILGPSSGTKVTQHFYRSHMEYMVSDHKPVSSIFTLQFPYKVDMPLVTIMVEDEWNSIADATCTFKAATNFARSSWDWIGLYKVGFKHHKDYVGYVWAKQEEADYHRVEHEVTFTEEELPKGSGDFILCYYSNNTSTLVGVTEPFQIQLPTSSPAGSPSDDSSDFTSEDDSVVGMKTMSRSPSPRKKKHRARHSHSRSPSHSRSRSGSPALPKMKGLKLQPGSAHNTTDGEKEKASSEAGDRGL from the exons ATGGATCCAGACAACCAGAGCCAAAGCCAGCCACAGCCTGAGAACCCATCTGGACTAGCAGAGGTTTTAACCCCCACTCCAGCAGTAGTTCCAGGCACAGAAGCCCCAGCCTCCGACCCTTCTGCCTCTGCTCCTGCTCCTCAACTATCAGTCCCAGTGCGGCCTCGACGGCCTCAGAGGACCCCCAGAATAGATGGCTCTGTGGACGTCTGTGATCCAAAACCTGACCCTCCAGAGGCAAACCAGGACCGATCCACCACTCATGATGCTCCAGCTGGGGCCAGCCATCCTAAGCCCCTGCAGCCTGAAGCAGCCAAGCCCCATGGGGGGCATGGAGGGGCCACTGAAACCACTCTGAAGGCTGGCCCTAAAGTCCCAGGCCACCCCCCAGGGGCCAGGAGCCCCATCTCAATGAGAGCAGCCTCAGTTCCCCAGCCACCGTCCTCCAGGCCTCTACCTCCCCATCTCAACCCTCATGCCCAGAGGGCCTTCTCTGTGGTGGGCACCGCGGACACACAGTCTCAGGTGGTGGAAGACTTCAG GGTGCACCTAGTCACATGGAATGTGGGCGGTGCCATGCCGCCAGATGACATCACTGCTCTGTTGGGGTTGCACATTGGAGATGGAAACACAGACATGTATATAATTGG GCTACAGGAAGTCAACTCAATGATCAACAAAAGGCTGAAAGACGTTCTCTTCACAGACCAATGGAGTGACGCCTGCATGGAGAGACTCAGCCCCTTCGGATACATACTG gTGACGTCCCAGCGGATGCAGGGGGTGTTGCTGCTGGTCTTCGCTAAGTACTACCACCTCCCCTTCCTTCGAGGGGTGCAGACAGAGACCACCCGCACCGGCCTGGGGGGCTACTGG GGTAATAAAGGGGGTGTGAGTGCGCGCATGTCTGTGTTCGGTCACACCATCTGTTTCTTGAACTGCCACTTGCCGGCCCACATGGAGAACTCTGAGCAGCGGATGGAGGACTTTGAGAGCatcctgcagcagcagcagtttgAAGGCCAGGCTGCCACAGGGGTGCTGGACCACGA TGTGGTGTTCTGGTTTGGAGATCTGAATTTCCGCATTGATGAACTGGAAATTCCGGCTGTGAAAGCAGCCATTGATAACAACAAACTCACCATGCTATGGGAGAAAGACCAG CTGAACATGGCCAAAGACAGCGAGTCAGTGCTGGAGGGATTTCTGGAGGGTCCTCTCAAATTCCCCCCCACTTACAAGTTTGATGTGGGGACAGATACATACGATACAAG tgggaAGAAGCGTAAGCCTGCGTGGACAGACAGGATCCTGTGGCGTCTGAGGGCCACAGTTCCCTCTGGGCCGACCCCTAATGCTGGGAAGAGAGGCTCTATTTTAGGGCCGAGCAGCGGGACCAAGGTCACCCAGCACTTCTACCGCAGTCACATGGAGTACATGGTCAGCGACCACAAGCCTGTCTCTTCCATCTTCACCCTCCAG TTCCCCTATAAGGTGGACATGCCCCTGGTGACTATCATGGTGGAGGATGAGTGGAACAGCATTGCAGATGCCACGTGCACGTTCAAGGCTGCAACTAACTTCGCTCGCAGCTCCTGGGACTGGATTGGGCTGTACAAG GTGGGATTCAAACACCATAAGGactatgtaggctatgtgtgggccAAGCAGGAGGAGGCAGATTACCATAGAGTAGAACACGAG GTGACCTTTACTGAGGAAGAGTTGCCCAAGGGCTCAGGAGACTTCATCTTGTGTTACTATAGCAATAACACGAGCACCCTCGTGGGTGTGACAGAGCCTTTCCAG ATCCAGCTGCCCACCTCCAGCCCTGCCGGTAGCCCCTCTGACGACAGCTCTGATTTCACCTCTGAGGACGACAGCGTGGTTGGTATGAAGACCATGTCCCGCAGTCCCAGCCCTCGGAAAAAGAAACACAGAGCCCGACACAGCCATAGCCGCAGTCCCAGCCACAGCCGTAGCCGCAGTGGCAGCCCTGCGCTGCCCAAAATGAAGGGCCTCAAACTGCAGCCTGGCTCAGCCCACAACACCACagatggggagaaggagaaggcCTCATCTGAGGCTGGGGATAGAGGGTTGTGA